The following is a genomic window from Theobroma cacao cultivar B97-61/B2 chromosome 10, Criollo_cocoa_genome_V2, whole genome shotgun sequence.
CAAAATTCATACCTGAATAAGTTGGAACCTGAACATTTTCATTCACATTCTATTGCTCAGTCTGCTAAAGGACCCTATTTGAATATGGGTAAAAGCAGTGGAGTTGGTATGGACTTTAAGAAGTCTTCTTTAATGGCTGATGGACAGGTTGAACTCCGTAAATCTGCTAACTCATACTCGAAGGGATCTTCTACACCCACAGTCAATGGTGCAGGAAGTCCTCCGAACCACCAGAATCTGGATAACATGAATTCTCCATTTCCAAACTATGGCTTAAGTGGCTTCTCTATAAATCCTTCATCACCCCCCATGATGGGAAACCAACTTGGGACTGGTTCTTTGCCAcctttatttgaaaatgttgCTGCTCTGTCTGCAATGGGAGGAACTGGCTTGGAATCTAGAGCACTGGCAGGAGGTTTGGCTATGAATCCAAATTTGATGGCTGCAGCAGTGGAACTGCAGAATCTTAGTAGATTGGGAAACCATAATTCAGGAAATGCTCTCCAAGCACCACTCTTGGACCCATTGTATCTTCAGTACTTGAGATCAAATGAATTAGCTGCTGCACAGGTTGCAGCTCTCAATGATGCCATGGTTGATAGGGAGTACAGTGGTAATTCATACATGGATTTGCTTGGTATTCAAAAAGCTTACTTAGGGGCACTTCTTTCACCACAGAAATCATACTATGGAAATCCTGCGCTTGCTCTTGGCATGTCATATCCTGGAAGTCCCCTAGCAGGTCCCCTTTTTCCAAACTCTGCTGTAGGGTCTGGAAGTCCTGTCCGACACAGTGAGCGAAACATGCGCTTTGCTTCTGGGTTGAGGAATGTGCCTGGTGGAGTCATGGGGGCTTGGCATTCAGAAGCTGCTGGTAACTTGGATGAAAGTTTTGCATCCTCTTTGCTAGATGAATTTAAAAGCAACAAAACTAAATGTTTTGAACTTTCAGAAATTGCAGGTCATGTTGTTGAGTTCAGGTAAATTCTAGTTAAACTCCTTTCCACTTGTTGTGGACTTCTAAAGGTTTAGTGCATTTGCTAACTACCTTATATAAGCAGTGCCGATCAGTATGGGAGTCGATTTATTCAGCAGAAACTTGAGACAGCCACAatagaagagaaaaatatgGTTTTCCATGAAATCATGCCCCAAGCACTTTCTTTAATGACTGATGTGTTTGGTAATTATGTGATTCAAAAGGTATTTTGCATTGagtatcaaaatttcttatgaCATGCTTATGAGGTTTAAGtatgtttctttcttcttctttgactctttttgCGATAATTTGTGCAATCATCTTGCAAAATCTGTACCAAAAGCTCATCAACTGATTTCTTTATCCGCGGATACAGTTTTTTGAGCATGGATCTGCATCCCAAATAAGAGAACTGGCTGACCAGCTGACTGGGCATGTGTTGACGCTTAGCCTTCAAATGTATGGCTGTCGAGTGATTCAGAAGGTGGATTTCCCGGACAGTTACTCTTGTTGtggttattttttatttcatataaaACTTGTTCTTCCAGCTGGAGCTGAATCtttcattttccaaaaatcTATGGAATGGTTAATTCATACGAGCATTAATTGCATGTGGCTTGACCTGCACAATGATgcatattatattaaattataggCATTGctgtataaaatttaatgattgtTTTAAGACAGAATGGCTGTTTCATTACGATGCTGTTTGAATCTATGCTGTTATATTTGACATTGCAATGGAACTAAAGCTTTTGCATGTATTGCTCTTTGATCTGCTATTCAGGCTATAGAGGTTGTTGAGCTAGACCAGAAGACTAGAATGGTCAAAGAGCTTGATGGACATGTTATGCGCTGTGTACGTGATCAAAACGGGAACCATGTTATCCAGAAGTGTATAGAATGCGTACCTGAAGATGCTATTCAGTTTATTGTTTCAACATTTTACGATCAAGTTGTGACACTATCCACTCATCCATATGGTTGTCGAGTGATTCAGGTTTAAAGACTTTGTGTTGCTAATTTAACatatgtttttcatttggGTATCATGGCCTGGgacaaataaattcaaatgttCTGACTTCGTAATGGTACATATGTTTTGTTACAGAGAGTCCTAGAGCATTGTCATGAAGCAAAAACCCAACATATAAtgatggatgagattttgcaGTCTGTTTGCATGTTGGCTCAAGACCAATATGGGAATTATGTTGTACAGGTTTGTCATTTATTTTGGCTGCTCTTTACCTTGTCCTTGTAGCTTCATTTGGTTCTGTATTATCTTGTAAATGGTTCTTTTGAGAGAGCAATTCCTTTTCTAGTttgtatttaaaattatattgattATAGAAAAATCTATTCTTATGATACCACGATGATGGGCGAAGTTGCATCCCATGGTTGATTAGAAAATATCTAACTTATGGAAATTTGTTGTAAGTATGCTGTCAGATCTGTTGATTaaggtaaaaatttatatgcATTACAATAAGCTGCATTTTGCGTTTCTGGTCTTTCCTTCCGAAATAAAAGTTGAATGGACAGGCTTAGTGGTCCTAGTTGATGTTCATAAGTTATCCTCTTAACTACTTGTGTCAATTATAGAATGCTGGACAAGTTCTAGCTGGAGAGCTTGAAGTAGTTTACAAACCCCCAATGCACACACATTGGAATCTGTACCCGCAATGTTATTGTTTTAAAGCATCAGATGGAATCTACTTGCAGCCATTGCTTCTGTGCCTTTTAGCCTGTCTTGTTTGTCTTGTGTTCAGAATTGAGCTAAAGATCTTTCCCTCTTTCTGCCCCTTACATGTCTGTATTTGGTTGTTCCGGATCATCTTCTTCTGACTGCTTGCTTCTAATAATATTACAGCATGTTCTGGAGCATGGGAAACCACATGAGCGCTCTGCAATAATCAAGAAACTAACTGGGCAGATAGTTCAAATGAGCCAGCAGAAGTTTGCATCTAATGTTATAGAAAAGTGTTTAACTTTTGGAACTCCTGTAGAACGCCAAAACCTGGTCGATGAGATGCTTGGTTCCACTGATGAAAATGAGCCCCTTCAGGTTTGTGATTCACCATTTGTGGCCATTTGTTGACTAAACTGAAAAGCATTAATGCATGTTCATTTTCTGCTTTTGctattgttttatattttagaCCCTTGTTTCCCTGCGCTGTCCATGGAGATATCATGGTTCCCGATGATACAAACTTGGGGTTTTGTAGGTTATCTCTCATGAGGCTGCATAAGAATAATGTTGAGAATATGGCATCTTTTCTCAAGTCGATGGttcttttatttctattttttaacaGGAACTTACTAGGTTTCTGTGTTTGTAAAAACAATTTGAAGGACAGTGATGTTTCTGTTAACTTTTCAATGCTTTTACATGTTCTAGCTTTGCTTCACGGTTTCTCAACTTTCTTCTCCTtaatttggtttttgtttattCTTGTTAGGTGATGATGAAAGATCAGTTTGCAAACTATGTTGTACAGAAAGTGCTGGAAACCTGTGATGACCAGCAGCTTGAATTAATTCTCAACCGAATAAAGGTTCACTTGAATGCTTTGAAGAAGTATACTTACGGGAAGCACATAGTTGCACGTGTAGAGAAACTTGTTGCAGCTGGAGGTAATTGCATTTGATTTCTCTTGTTCCATAAGGTTTTGGCTGATTTCTTTTGTTGCATTGCGTTGGCTGATTGTTGAAAACATGAGTCATGTGCCATATAgaaatttgttttaaccaTTTGAATGGCTTTTCGGATGCCCGGGCTTTCTTGTCTTCAGCCAAATAGCATTGTGAAGTAGAACTTTGTATATATGctttttctccctttgtttTTGTAATTATTTGTGGGTAAACAACACTTGCACACCTGTTATTTTGGGTTTGATAGAAATCGACCTTGGTGGTTTCATTTTTGACCCTTACATACTTCACATGGAGTTCATAGTTGGAGACTTCTAGGTTTTTCCACAATGCTACTGTCTTTGTTGTTTGTTAAAGTACCAGCAATTACTCTTGCCCCTATTAGAACTGCAGTCTTTGATACCCAACTGTTGGAAATAGCGTGCTGATAACGGTGCTTCATCTTTTGCAGAGCGGAGGATCAGCATTCTGACTCCAAACCCGGCAGCTTAGATGGTGTAGGAAATGAACTTGTTGTACAGCTAACTGGGGTTAGTATGAGcgcctctctctttcttctttctttttcatgtctAATGACAGCCCCGTCTATTTTTTTGGGATAGATGGGAGCtggttgaaaataaatattgtcGGTTGTACTTAAAACTGTACATTGTAGTTGGAGGATATACCTAGAATCAGGTTAGCTGAGGCTCAGATGGTGAACAAGCTGAGGCCTTTATCTGCAGAggagataaaaagttattGTACACGTTTTAAGGTTGTAAAAAGGGAGCAGGTAGTAAATTTGTGATCATGACTGTACAAATTTATCAGGTTGAGAGAGCCTTTGTGTTTAGGAGTCTGGAATTTTTCTTCTGTATGGAATTATCTTTTTCCTGATTTAATGAACTTTTCCCATACCGTGATGTGTGTCATGTTTGAGCTAGTATTGATATCCTGGCTCAATTTacgagtttttttttttctcttgctAAATTGTTCTTTAGTATACAGAGCTacctttgttttgtttctcagATACTATCAAAATCACTTGCtcaagtaaaatttttaagtataatGGAGAACTGATGACAGGAGACATCACATACAACTATTTTGAAGAGAGTTTAGTTTACAGGAGGTGAGAAAGAGAATCAGTTGCTTTCTAGTTTCACAAACTCAATGTGAGCTTTTCCCTCCGATTTCCTTTCCAATGTATACCTCAGGTAATCAACATACTTGATTTTTCTATACATCCTAGGACATTGGTGATCATCCACCATTGATTCCAAGTGACGAATTTCCAGTTCATCATCTGGAAACATAGCAGTTGCAACCGAAAATCTTGCCTTTTTGTCATTTGTGATAGCTCTGTGCTAAATGCTTCTATACATCCCGTTGCTTAGAATCTGAAAAATGAAACCCCAAACAAACGAATCATAAAGGTAGCtcatgacaaaaaaaaaaaggaaaatgttgtCAGTCAGAAAGACAATGATCAAGCACTTTAGCAATGCCCAAAGACAGCAGAACTTTTTAACAACCAAGAACCTCCATAACGTGGCCAACATTTACTACAATAGCATTTGGAATCGGTTTAACAAGAAACCATCTATGTTTGTGCTTGATTTGGAGACCAGGAATGTCATCATCTTGCAGAAGTAAGGTTATTATATCTGAATCAGAGTGAGGGCTAATACCAACAACAAGATCAGGCCTTGAGCAAGGTGGGTAGTAGTTCATCCGCATGGCTTGTTTGGTCTTGCCATAAAACCTTTTCAGGCCCTCTCCAGCCATGCCCATCAGTAGTGATATGTTGGCACAGATCTCATCAGCAACCTTCTGCACTTCTCGAGTACTTATCCACTGCCTCCCTGAGAAAGGAGAAATGAAAATGCATAATAGAGAGTGCAATTCAGATGAAGCCTAGTCCTGGTGATTGCAAGAAGTGCATTCAAATTATTCAGGATTGCATGTATGCTCATCAGCTCATGTTTATGCCTATGCgtttttatatttcttgtcAGAATTTTTTATGGGATCTTCTTATCCTCTTGCAGAGAAGACTGCTATTTCCACGGTGGATTTGCttgatatttttgtacataaccAGCACAGAGAAAGAATACATACTTGAAACCTGGTAATGAGTCAGGCCAGAACTTAAGGTTCCTGATCTCAGGTGGGAGTGTAATTAAGAGTACTATGTCACACCAATCGAGCTTCTGCTCATCTGAGACTACATAGGCTTGCCCATATCCCTGAATATCATTTTCTGGCGTTGCatacttctttttttcttctggtGAAAGTTCAAAGAAAGCAGCCACGGCTGCCTTCATCTTATAAAGGGCTTCCTCTGCCACCCCATGATTTATTATCTGTCAAAAATGGCATTCGAATTCATTATTCCAACAGCAGAAGACGAGAAAACTTTCATTTGCTAGATTTACCAGAAAAAATCCCCACTCCTTGCAAGCAAGGTCTAATTTCCTTCTTTCATCTTCCTCACCTTTGGCTAACAAGGAAAAATCTATGACTAGAATTTCGACAGAAGCCGGTGAGATATCAGAAATCAATTGCCTGTCCTTGTGTTCTTGTATGTATCTTTCAGGAACTGATTCAGGATCATTCCTGACTATCTCCTGGATGCTTGGTACTGGCAAAAATTAGCCCAACCAGATACCCCATCTTCCTGAGAACctccattttcaacttttggATCCATTTCTACCTACTCAAAGTCTCTGCTCCGAGACTTCCAGATATATCTGTATCAGTTAACAAGATTGCCACTGTTGACTTGAAGGATACTTCTTTAATTCAAGGAACCTTTCAGGACATTTTGGCGTTTTGCTTCAGATGGACGGGCCATTTTGTTAGATAAATATAGAATTAGAAAACTTCCAGTATGCAATCTTAGGGGTTATACACTGATGGAATTAATAGGCTACAAAAAAAGTGCAAGTTGGATTAATAAAATCTCTATGTTCTGATCTATTTCATTGATTAAAGAATCACTaaacttataattaatttgattttcagtGAAAAAAGGTTGTCATATGAAGAttcaaaaatatgttttaatcTCTAATGAGGACTAAAGAAATGTTAGGATGTAAAATTATTCAGTAAtataaatggttttttttttttttttaacttaaccTGGTGCATTTCCTTCTCAGAAAATTGGCAGGGCTTCCCGGatcattttccaagaaaataaagcatTGGCAACTTATGCTAAGGTATGAAAACATGTGATGAGCCATGGAAGAACTGTTAAAATAAGGCAAATTATTGGCTAGGAAGAAAGCAGGGTTGGTATGCCCTAGTCTGAGATCAACAGAGTTCTCTGCTTAGGTTTCTGCATCACTAAAACAAGAACAAATTTATAGGAATATCAAACCAAGCAACCATTACAAGAACTTATACATGATTTAGGTCAAATGTGTGGAGTGTCGAAATCATATACAGGTTTAGCATTCATTCCAAATCAAACTTGTACAGATTATTTGAGCCATATAGGAGTAAAACATATGGTTATGACATTTTTCTAATTTACTGGCCTGCACATATGCAGCTAGTAATCTGGAAATGAAGAACTCAGTTTGGATTATTTGTTATCTAACTTCACAATATCAGTGTGAGCTTTTCCCTCCATTCTCCTATTTAAAACTTGCCTGAGATAATCAACGTACTCAATTTTTCGGTACATTCTAGGGCGATGCAGTTCATCCACCATTGATTCAAGTGGACCAATTTCTTGCTCTTCATCTGGAAACACAAACGTTGCTATTGatattctctcttttttctcatttgttATGGCTCTGTGCTCAATGCTTTTGTACACGCCATTGCTCAGAATCTgacagagaaaaaaaaagaaagaaatacaagctaccttttgaatttttctcatAGAAAATTGTCACTCAGAAGTTTAACTTCAAAAATTTAGGAAGAATATGAACTACCTCAATAGCATCACCAATGTTCACTACTAGAGAATTTGGAATTGGCTTAACATCAACCCATGattcttcatgtttaatttggAGGGCAGTGACTTCATCATCTTGCAAAAGCAAGGTTAATGCACTTCCATCAGAATGGGGACTAATGCCTAGAACAAGATCTGGCCTCGGACAAGAAGGGTAATAGTTCATTCTTATTCCTTGTTTCAGCTCTCCTAGCAACTCTAGTAAACCATCTCTATCCAGCCCCATCAATACTGATAAATTAGCATAGATCTCTGCAGCAACCTTCTGTAATTCTGTCGAGTACTGATCCACTGCTTCTCTGTGGaaagaattataagaaaagaataacgCAACATAGAAAAGAATTGAATTACAAACTGGTACTGCACGAAGTGCCTTATTATTAGGATTCTGTTATTGCCACAATTTACTTTAGCATCTTGTTGGCCTGTTGAAGATATTAGAGTGCTATTTCTTTGGTGGATTGCTGCTGGATATTGATATATGTCAAGAGCACGAGAAAAATAGGTATTTACTTGAAACCTGGGGAAGTGACTGGCCAGAACTTGAAATTTCTCTTTTCAGTGGGAAGAGTGATTAAGAATATAATGTCATTCCAATCAAGTTTCTGCTCCTCTGAGACAACATACGCTTGCCCATATCCTTGAAGATCATTGGCAGCCATTGCatacttctttttttcttggagTGGAAGTTCAAAGAATGCTGCAACAGCTGTCTTCATCTTGTGCAAGACCTCCTTTGCCATCCCATGATTTGTTATCTGTAAAAATAGCATTGAAATCTTTGTTTCACTAAAGCAAAAGACCAGGCTACACACGGGGTTCGTTGACCCAGATTTACCTGAAAAAATCCCCACTCCTTGCAAGCAAGGTGTAGCTTccttctttcattttcatctCCCTTGGCTAACAAGGAGAAATCCAAGACTGGAATGTCAAGTGAAGCATGCAAATTCTCAGAAACTTGTGGCCTGTCCTTGTGTTCTTGGATGTATCTATCTGGAACTGAATTAGAATCATTCCTCACTATCTCCTGGATGCTTGGCACTGGCAAAGACCTGCCCCAACCCAAATTCCCATCTTCCTGGATACCCCCACTTTCAACTTTCAGTTCCATCTCGTAGTtactaaaaaattttacaagaaaatcgCCTTCTAAGCTAAAGAGAATCAGGCTTTCTCCTTCCAGGCAAATGTTGGACTTATCCTTCTCGTTTGACTGGCTAATTCATAGTGTTGATTAAAAATGCAATGATTTTTTCAAGTGTCCTTGGCGTTTATTAGGTGTTGCTCATTGTTTTCGTCTATATCCGAAGATTAGGATGAGGAAATTTATGAGGTTGACTTTTGTTCTCTTTGTGGTTGGGTGAGAGGACAGGAGAAAAGGATTGTTTGGATGTAATTGATTCATATCCTTCTCATGGAAATAAATTTCCGGGGTCCTCTTACTACTGTACATTCATGACTTTGGAGTTTGATGGTGTCTTCTACTTTAAGAAATTGGAGATCTTTCTGTTCTAACTGTAGGCCATAGTTTTTACCATAATGAAGAAATAACAAACTTacacaaatattttattaagtcACACTCATAGAGAGttgaaattgttttatatttgcTCTTAATCAGCCCCTCAAGCATCATTGCATACATAAGCAAACAGTATAAAAATGACATTGTTCATATCTTATTGCCAGTACATTGTCCGTTTTAATGcacttgaataatattttttttaaaaaaatcgtgaattattttagaaaaatttaaataaatttttattcttttattacatgTAATCAATTCTTTATACTTTtgttttgagtcaaataaactGTTATAACTAattgttgattaattattgttAATCAAAGTGCTACTTGTCATCCTATATCACGAGGTATTGacatgatatattaatatgttataataaaatCACAACATAACATGTTGATGTGATATAATGATAACGTCATGCGGTATCTTCTACCTTTCATGTTAATGACATATCAATGTAAGactttaattttaactaatgaCAATTATTCAACTATTAATGATAATGATttgtttaattcaaaataaaaatatatggatGTGATTAAACGTAACAAAACaataaatgtttatttgaattttttttaataattcagAGGTTTTTGTTGAATATCATGTCTATTTTATAACCTCACGTGATATGTGTACCATACCAGGACAACAAAAGACTGGAGAATTATGTGTCTAATTAGTAGACGAAAGAGAAATACCTACATGAGCTATTCACTGTATGACTCCCATTAAACATGAGCTGACATGCGCACGTGGGAATGGAATCACAGCCTCATTCCCTTCTCTCTTTAAGAGATGGTAATGGTATAATGGATTCAGCTGACTTTAATGTCTCTCTATGCAAAATAGAGCTAATCAAATTACGGTGCTGGGATAGAAGGCAAGAGTTGTTTGGATTTAGTTTGATGCATGTTCTTCTCAGAAATATATTAGTAGGGTCCCCTTAGTATCACTTGTCATGATAAACCGCACAAAAGCCATGGGTAAAAAACTTGGTAAAATTGCATAGCTGAGTAAGTTCTTATTATGTTATTGACTTTGTAATTTGATGATATCTCATATGTTAAGCATGTCTCTCATATTTCTTGCAGTCAGTTCTCAGAGAAATAGATCAGTAGGGTTCCCTTGGTACCATTTGTCAAGATAAACCTGTTAAAATTGCATAACTGAGTAAATTCCTATTATGTTATTGAGTTTGTAATTTGATGGTATCTCATATTTGAAGTACATGTCTCTCATGTTTCTTGCAGTCACTTCTCGGAATTCAAGTCAGGAGTACTAGGTGGGATACTCTGATATTTCATTGGATAATCCCCCCCAACTTGAAATTGTTTAATCTGTTTTTCCAGTAAAAGAAAAGGTTGGTAGGTGAAGATTCAAGATTTAATCTCTAATGAGAACAGACATGTAAATCGATTTTACtaagaattttcttttctcacaGAGAAATTAGTATACATGCATGGCCACTTATGCTCTGAAGTTTAAAACATGAGATGAACCATGGAAAGCCATCGAATAATTCTTTCCAATGCTgattaatggttagaaaagGCAGGTCTGCTCCTCTTGGAGTGATGATTATGATGGCGTTACTTGAGATGGTGCGTCCCTACGCGGTTGATGGGTAGTGGAAGTGCTATTGGTTGGTCTCCCTTTGCTTGATTGTTGTGGTCTTTGATGATGCGGGTACTGTGTCACTGTTGGGTGTTATCTTTTCATGGTCCAGCAGCTTTTTGAGCCTAAACGACATGGCTCTTAGCATCAAATGACCCAAGTTCAATTATTGATTCAGCAGCTTTTTTAGCTTAAACCACGTGgttctaaaaaatttaaattcaagttATAAGTAGTGGTGGACTTGAATTGttatataagttttaataatCATATTCACATTAGATGTGAGATGTTGGGTATCACAAAATGTTAGTGGGGTTGGCTGTTTTTGCTGTGGGTGCACAGGTCGGTTTGAGAATTTGACAATGAGAGAATTTTGTAATGGTATACACCTGGTCCTTAGTTGGGGCATAACCTTACAAAACTGTTGTAACTGGTGAACTCAGGTTCTCCCTTCCTTCAATAcaaatgaaatttcaaaaaaaaaaaaaaaaaaagacagagTACATGTTTGTTAAGTGTGCCATTTTCTGGATCAATCATGTCCTCTGCCTAGCTTTCAGCATAATGAGAAAAcagataaaaaattataggAAGACCAAATCAAGCAAGCTATGATATAGTAGACATTATTATATTTGGTCACTTGTATATAGAGCTGATACAAGCTACTGGATAGCTTCTTCTTAGTAAAAAAGACCCTAGTATTGCTTCCAAGAGCAAATTATTTGGTCATGGCTGCTTTTTTAGTGGCTGCAGTTTAGTCTAGAcagataaagaaaagaagagaacaGCTAGAGTTTACTTGCTTTGTAACTTCACAAAGTCGGTGTGAGCTTTTCCCTCCATTCTCCTTgcaaacttttcttttatgtaATCAACATACTTAATatttcctttcaaaaaaaacaTACTTAATATTTCTATACATTCTAGGGCGATGACTGTCATCTATCATTGATTCAAGTGGACCAATTTCCTGTTCATCATCTGGAAATACAAATGTTGCAATTGATATTCTTGGTTTCTCCTCATTTGTGATGGCTCTATGTTCAATGATTTTGTGCATTCCATTGCTCTGAAtctgaagagaaaaaaaaaaaggaaatgtgAAATATGGTTAGGGTCTTAGTATTAAATGTATACTTACGTCCGAGCATTTGGTAGTTAGTGCATGATCTCTGTGTGCTCTAGGAACacttagttttgaaaattataggTACCTCAGTAGCATCACCAACGTTGACCAAAAGAGAATTTGGAATTGGTTTAACAGGAACCCGTACTTGTTTGTGCTTAATTTGGAGACCAGTGACCTCATCATCTTGCAGAAGCAAGGTGAATGTGCTACCATCAGAATGAGGGCTAATACCAAGAACAAGATCAGGCCTTGAACAGACAGGGTAATAGTTCATCCTTATTCCTTGTTTGAGCTCTCCTTGCAACCTTTTTAGACCATCTCTATCCAACCCCATCAAAACTGAAAAGTTAGCATAGAGCTCCTCAGCAACCTTCTGCACTTCTGCTGAACATTCTTCTATTGCATCTCtgagaaaaacaattttaacaaaaaatggaaaataattCAATCTCAATCCCAGGAATTGCAGTCTAAAAATTAGTCAGTCA
Proteins encoded in this region:
- the LOC18586050 gene encoding pumilio homolog 1; protein product: MMSMLKNPDFTEDLGKLIRDQKHQDGATDSISSDLEKELNIYRSGSAPPTVEGSLNSIGGLFNSKGGILSEEELRADPAYVNYYYSNGNLNPRLPPPLLSREDWRFAQRLQGGNGNNGNNGSDENRSLFAVQPGFGEEEENGGGGSGVKWGGGDGLIGLPGLGGLGTRQKSIAEIFQDDINHVTNASRHPSRPASRNAFDDGNGSSEAQFANLHHELTSVDALRFSANKPGMPSVQNVGSSASHTYASALGLSLSRSTTPDPQLAARAPSPRIPPIGGRSSSMDKRSVTGSNSFNGVSSNSFNGISASVGESAELVAALSGLNLSTNGVIDKENHSRSQAHHGIDDNQNLINRQVDQKHIKQNSYLNKLEPEHFHSHSIAQSAKGPYLNMGKSSGVGMDFKKSSLMADGQVELRKSANSYSKGSSTPTVNGAGSPPNHQNLDNMNSPFPNYGLSGFSINPSSPPMMGNQLGTGSLPPLFENVAALSAMGGTGLESRALAGGLAMNPNLMAAAVELQNLSRLGNHNSGNALQAPLLDPLYLQYLRSNELAAAQVAALNDAMVDREYSGNSYMDLLGIQKAYLGALLSPQKSYYGNPALALGMSYPGSPLAGPLFPNSAVGSGSPVRHSERNMRFASGLRNVPGGVMGAWHSEAAGNLDESFASSLLDEFKSNKTKCFELSEIAGHVVEFSADQYGSRFIQQKLETATIEEKNMVFHEIMPQALSLMTDVFGNYVIQKFFEHGSASQIRELADQLTGHVLTLSLQMYGCRVIQKAIEVVELDQKTRMVKELDGHVMRCVRDQNGNHVIQKCIECVPEDAIQFIVSTFYDQVVTLSTHPYGCRVIQRVLEHCHEAKTQHIMMDEILQSVCMLAQDQYGNYVVQHVLEHGKPHERSAIIKKLTGQIVQMSQQKFASNVIEKCLTFGTPVERQNLVDEMLGSTDENEPLQVMMKDQFANYVVQKVLETCDDQQLELILNRIKVHLNALKKYTYGKHIVARVEKLVAAGERRISILTPNPAA
- the LOC18586052 gene encoding protein SRG1; this translates as MELKVESGGIQEDGNLGWGRSLPVPSIQEIVRNDSNSVPDRYIQEHKDRPQVSENLHASLDIPVLDFSLLAKGDENERRKLHLACKEWGFFQITNHGMAKEVLHKMKTAVAAFFELPLQEKKKYAMAANDLQGYGQAYVVSEEQKLDWNDIIFLITLPTEKRNFKFWPVTSPGFKEAVDQYSTELQKVAAEIYANLSVLMGLDRDGLLELLGELKQGIRMNYYPSCPRPDLVLGISPHSDGSALTLLLQDDEVTALQIKHEESWVDVKPIPNSLVVNIGDAIEILSNGVYKSIEHRAITNEKKERISIATFVFPDEEQEIGPLESMVDELHRPRMYRKIEYVDYLRQVLNRRMEGKAHTDIVKLDNK